Genomic segment of Caldanaerobius polysaccharolyticus DSM 13641:
CGACATTTGATATGGTACAATGGGGGTAATCGAAAATACTAATGGCAAAAAATTAGTAGTAACCAATAATTGTTGAGTAAGTGTAAAGTGAAGAAACATGAGTAATAAATATATTTTGTATATAATATAATCCTCATTAGGAGATGATTGAAGTGGAGTCGACGATCATAATTCTGGCGATATTAATTGTCGCAGTATTAGGCAAAGCTAATTCTGTAGCAATCGCTGCATGTACACTTTTGATTGTTAAGCTATTACAAATTGACCAATATATTTTTCCAGTTATTGAGAGAAACGGAGTATTTTGGGGATTGGTTTTGCTTATTGCTGCTATCTTAATCCCCATTGCCAATGGAAGTATTACTCTTGCAAATATCAGGAATGTTTTTACTTCTTGGATTGGCGTAATCGCTTTACTTCTCTCGCTTTTTACTACATATTTAAGCGGTCTTGGTTTGAAATACCTTACAGTTCAAGGCCATAGCGAAATAATGCCTGCTATGATTTTAGGTGCAGTAGTTGCTGCTGCCTTCTTGGGTGGTGTCCCTGTAGGGCCTTTGATTACCGCTGGGATGCTGGCGCTGTGTTTGAAGCTGTTTCATATAACATAGATGCAGATTTACATTTTAATTGCAGGAATTTTGACTTCGACAGTAGTTCCTTTGCCATATTCACTTTTAATAGATAGACCATATTTCTCGCCATAATATAATTTTATTCTTTGGTTTATGTTTTTAAGGCCATACCCGTTTTCGTCTTCACTTTCGAAATCATTTGACAGAATTTTATCAATTTTGTCTTTTGGAATCCCTATACCGTCGTCTTGTACCGATAATATTATTTCATCATTTTCTAATTTACCGTTTATTGATATCGTTCCATTTCCTTCTCCTTTTCCAAGGATTCCATGCAGTATAGAATTTTCAACTATAGGTTGTAATGTAATTTTTAAAATGCTATATTCGTATATGCGTTCGTCTGCCATTATCTTCAATAGAATTCTTCCAGAATATCTCATATTTTGAATTTCAGTATAAAGAGCAGCATGAGTTAATTCGTCTTTTATAGAAATAATATCTTTTCCTTTATTTAGACTAAGCTTATAAAATTTAGCAAGGCTTTTAACAACCCTTCTTATTTCT
This window contains:
- a CDS encoding DUF441 domain-containing protein, with the translated sequence MESTIIILAILIVAVLGKANSVAIAACTLLIVKLLQIDQYIFPVIERNGVFWGLVLLIAAILIPIANGSITLANIRNVFTSWIGVIALLLSLFTTYLSGLGLKYLTVQGHSEIMPAMILGAVVAAAFLGGVPVGPLITAGMLALCLKLFHIT